AGGTAAGGCATGTATTAAATAATATAGAGATATGTGATATATGCTATCTAAACGAATTTATATGTCAGTATGAATCATATTATTATCAACTACCTCATGAAGATTACGAAAAATACATGGATATATTTATCCAAAAATTACCTCAACCATTTAACGAAACCATTAGCaagaaatttaaagaaaataaaacagaagGATTAGTAGCAAACTCCTTAGGAGGAATAATAAAATCATTAAGAGACTATATAAGAAATTTATGTATTCAAAAACAAGAACTTAAAAAATCGAAAAGACCATTTAACCTATGCTGCGATAAATATGAAGATATACCACAAAGATTTGGCTGTGAACCAGAGAAATATAAAAAACGtagaaaatataaaccaaaatattataaGAGTTATAATAAAAGAAGATttaaatacaataataaatattataaaccaCAAAAAAAGAGATGgaatgataaatataaaaataaaaaatattttaagaaaaaatttgataaaaaatattgtccGCAGGGAAAGAAAAATTGCAAATGTTGGTTATGTCAAGAAATTGGACATTATGCTAATGAAtgcccaaaaagaaaaaactataaaaaagagattaaatacttaaatttgGCAAATCAAATAGGGCTAGAACCCATTGAATCATCAGATAGCGAAATAGAATACTGTTATAAAATCATTACTGATTCAGAATCATCAGAATCCAGTTATAATAGATCATCAGATGAATCCGAATAGTAcattcataaaaatagaaatcgaAGAAACTAAGAAACAAACCCTAGCATATATAGATTCAGGAGCAACCCTTTGTATTGCTCAAGAAAAAATGTTGAGCAAGGAAACATGGAAAAAGTTaccaaaaccaattaaaattacaGTTGCAGATAAAAGTCAACATGAATTAAAATATGCAGCATtcctaataaaaataaaaataatgaacaaaatatttattattccaAGCATATACAAACACGATACAGGACTACCCTTTTTACTAGGGAACAACTTTCTAAAATTATACAGACCTTTTTGTCAACATCTAAAACATATAACACTTACATGTCCAAAACTAAAGAACCAGAAGAAGGAAGAAATAAAAATACctatatataattcaaaaagattattaataataaataacataaataa
The window above is part of the Brassica napus cultivar Da-Ae chromosome C3, Da-Ae, whole genome shotgun sequence genome. Proteins encoded here:
- the LOC125584495 gene encoding uncharacterized protein LOC125584495 isoform X1 gives rise to the protein MSNINESMDELREMMKQITLLDNPVMEENEVIIDNSSEDEPDKKLLHPLEEGGSGLKPEEKLNKEEKSKNEIEKIKNKKGYFKTIDDKYEKYEKYKQFKPKEMRDDLLDLDCVQQQEGKARLHTWVAEHQIQLQLDESISKLNAESYLNLLIYRTTGMVFTFLASLKDTGKMPINTYRTHNDILIAIVETLNQQFLGGLNLLGNVQTNEDEDQIMKVRHVLNNIEICDICYLNEFICQYESYYYQLPHEDYEKYMDIFIQKLPQPFNETISKKFKENKTEGLVANSLGGIIKSLRDYIRNLCIQKQELKKSKRPFNLCCDKYEDIPQRFGCEPEKYKKRRKYKPKYYKSYNKRRFKYNNKYYKPQKKRWNDKYKNKKYFKKKFDKKYCPQGKKNCKCWLCQEIGHYANECPKRKNYKKEIKYLNLANQIGLEPIESSDSEIEYCYKIITDSESSESSYNRSSDESE